The Chryseolinea soli genome contains a region encoding:
- a CDS encoding GNAT family N-acetyltransferase, producing MSEIHPEIINASAADIALIQDIAEKTWWPTYSPIITDVQIRYMLDAIYSTETLLNVIQGGSQHFILIKDEAGVQGFASYGPRPDERNVYKLHKIYVLPDNHGKGYGAQLVAEVKRRLKMQGIHTLDLNVNRHNKAREFYEKLGFTVIQEEDVPIGPYWMNDYVMRLTF from the coding sequence GTGTCCGAAATCCACCCCGAAATCATCAATGCGTCCGCTGCCGACATTGCCCTTATTCAGGACATTGCCGAAAAGACCTGGTGGCCGACTTACTCCCCTATCATCACGGATGTGCAGATCCGCTATATGCTGGATGCCATCTATTCTACCGAGACCCTGTTGAACGTGATCCAGGGCGGATCGCAGCATTTCATCTTGATTAAGGATGAGGCTGGTGTGCAGGGGTTTGCCTCCTATGGCCCGCGCCCGGACGAGCGCAACGTCTACAAGCTCCACAAGATCTATGTGCTGCCCGACAACCACGGAAAGGGCTATGGCGCCCAACTCGTCGCGGAGGTCAAAAGAAGACTCAAGATGCAGGGGATCCACACCCTGGACCTGAATGTGAACCGGCATAACAAAGCCCGGGAGTTTTACGAAAAGCTGGGCTTCACGGTGATCCAGGAAGAAGACGTTCCCATTGGCCCCTATTGGATGAACGACTATGTGATGCGCCTCACTTTTTAG
- a CDS encoding vWA domain-containing protein, producing MLWYREFGVTELIFIAAFAVLYILYFIRIIRIATRLKSSYSHVFIKLFFRTFYFALFIVALLGPSFGGSKKEVKSVGKDIMICVDLSKSMDAFDIQPTRLEKVKYEMKKVVAAFNSDRIGIIIFSSEAFMQCPLTYDQNALNLFIETMNSGLVPASGTDFGPPLRLALKKLEEDDTAPNEQAKSKVIILISDGEDFGEDTDDVVNEIEKRDIKLFTLGVGTEKGGNIYAGNTLKTNRNGLIVVTKLNPKELVNLADKTGGQYFEINDSKNDVTRLINTIGKIEGELRDARFIDVTANKYFYFLAFAALLFLLDVLINVPTVKI from the coding sequence GTGCTTTGGTATCGTGAATTTGGAGTAACAGAATTGATCTTCATCGCGGCATTCGCCGTGTTGTATATCCTGTATTTTATCCGCATCATCCGCATCGCCACCCGGTTGAAGTCGTCCTACAGCCATGTGTTCATCAAGCTGTTTTTCAGGACGTTTTATTTTGCCCTGTTCATCGTGGCGTTGCTGGGACCTTCGTTTGGAGGATCGAAGAAAGAAGTGAAATCGGTGGGCAAAGACATCATGATCTGCGTGGACCTGTCGAAGTCCATGGACGCCTTCGACATTCAGCCTACGCGGTTGGAGAAAGTGAAGTACGAAATGAAGAAAGTCGTGGCCGCCTTCAACTCCGATCGCATCGGCATCATTATCTTCTCATCGGAAGCCTTTATGCAATGCCCCCTGACCTATGATCAGAATGCGCTCAACCTCTTTATCGAGACCATGAACAGCGGACTTGTCCCCGCCTCGGGCACCGACTTCGGCCCGCCCCTGCGGCTGGCCCTGAAAAAATTGGAGGAGGATGACACCGCACCCAATGAGCAGGCCAAATCCAAAGTGATCATCCTCATCAGCGACGGCGAAGATTTTGGGGAAGACACCGACGACGTGGTCAACGAAATCGAGAAGCGAGACATCAAGCTTTTCACACTCGGTGTGGGCACGGAAAAAGGAGGAAATATTTATGCGGGCAATACGTTAAAGACCAACCGCAATGGCCTGATCGTAGTGACCAAACTAAACCCAAAAGAGCTGGTGAACCTGGCCGACAAAACCGGGGGGCAATATTTCGAGATCAACGACTCGAAGAACGACGTTACCCGCCTTATCAACACCATCGGCAAAATTGAAGGCGAGCTGCGCGACGCGCGCTTTATTGACGTGACGGCCAACAAGTATTTTTACTTCCTGGCGTTTGCCGCCTTGCTTTTTCTGCTGGATGTTCTCATTAACGTACCGACCGTGAAAATATGA
- a CDS encoding tetratricopeptide repeat protein, which produces MKYLLAALLAALLIDPGKIARENRAKSEAREAYTSGDYKKALEKYKYLADSLGVREDEVLLNLGHTYFQTNDTTNAISTYQSLVGSMNVAVRSKANQQLGILHHRQGKMEAALADFKAAVKADAANIDARYNYEMLKRKLDEKKKEDEKKNPKNKPPEPSAYAKKLKAQADALVAQFRFGEANTLMTEGAKKDPTVMHYQDFMTRLQDVTTINKPK; this is translated from the coding sequence ATGAAGTACCTGCTGGCTGCCCTTCTTGCTGCATTGCTCATCGATCCGGGAAAGATCGCACGCGAAAATCGCGCGAAGTCCGAAGCGCGCGAGGCCTACACGTCGGGCGACTACAAGAAGGCACTGGAAAAATATAAGTACCTGGCCGATTCCCTGGGTGTGCGCGAAGACGAAGTGCTGCTGAACCTGGGCCACACCTATTTTCAAACTAACGACACGACCAACGCCATCTCCACCTACCAATCGCTGGTGGGCAGCATGAACGTGGCCGTGCGCTCCAAGGCCAACCAGCAGCTGGGTATCCTCCACCACCGTCAAGGCAAAATGGAAGCCGCCCTGGCCGATTTCAAGGCCGCCGTAAAGGCCGATGCCGCCAACATCGACGCCCGCTACAACTACGAGATGCTGAAGCGCAAACTGGACGAAAAGAAGAAGGAAGACGAGAAAAAGAACCCTAAAAACAAGCCCCCGGAACCTTCTGCCTATGCAAAGAAGTTAAAAGCACAGGCGGATGCCCTCGTGGCCCAATTCCGCTTTGGGGAAGCCAATACGCTCATGACCGAAGGGGCCAAAAAGGACCCCACCGTCATGCATTACCAGGATTTTATGACACGCCTGCAAGACGTGACCACCATAAACAAACCGAAATGA
- a CDS encoding acetyl-CoA C-acyltransferase: protein MKEVYIVSAVRTPIGSFGGSLSSLTAVQLGAIAFKAAVQKAGIDPKLVQEVFVGNVIASGLGQAPATQVAAGAGLGFEIPCTLVNKVCASGMKAVMLGAQSIMLGQQDVVLTGGMESMSNIPYYLAKARTGYKFGNGELLDGLTYDGLTDIYNQVAMGVCADNTAKEMNISRQDQDNYAINSYKRSAAAWSAGKFKDEVVPVEIVDRKGNKTIFAEDEEYKNVNFDKIPSLKPAFTKDGTVTAANASTLNDGASSILLVSKEKAEALGLKPIAKILGFADAAQDPMWFTTTPTIAIPKAMKNAGVDKKDVGYYEINEAFSAVALANSQNLGLDINKVNVNGGGVALGHPLGSSGSRILTTLINVLKQNNAGIGVAGICNGGGGASAIVIENV, encoded by the coding sequence ATGAAAGAAGTATACATCGTCTCCGCCGTACGCACCCCCATCGGAAGCTTCGGTGGCAGCCTCAGCTCCCTCACCGCGGTGCAACTCGGCGCCATCGCCTTTAAAGCCGCGGTACAAAAAGCAGGCATCGACCCCAAGCTGGTACAGGAAGTTTTCGTAGGCAATGTCATCGCCTCCGGCCTCGGCCAGGCACCCGCCACGCAAGTAGCGGCCGGCGCGGGACTGGGTTTCGAGATCCCCTGCACCCTGGTGAACAAAGTCTGCGCTTCGGGAATGAAGGCCGTGATGCTCGGGGCACAATCCATCATGCTGGGGCAACAAGACGTGGTACTCACCGGCGGCATGGAAAGCATGAGCAACATCCCTTACTACCTGGCCAAAGCCCGCACCGGTTACAAATTCGGCAACGGCGAACTGTTGGACGGCCTTACCTACGACGGCCTCACCGACATCTACAATCAGGTAGCCATGGGCGTTTGCGCCGACAACACCGCGAAGGAGATGAACATCTCGCGTCAAGATCAAGACAACTATGCGATCAACTCCTACAAACGTTCCGCTGCTGCGTGGAGCGCAGGCAAGTTCAAAGACGAAGTCGTGCCCGTAGAGATCGTTGACCGCAAGGGAAACAAGACGATCTTTGCCGAAGACGAAGAATACAAGAATGTGAACTTCGACAAGATCCCCAGCCTGAAACCCGCCTTCACCAAAGACGGCACCGTGACCGCCGCCAACGCCTCCACGCTGAACGACGGCGCATCTTCTATCCTGCTGGTGAGCAAAGAAAAAGCGGAGGCCCTGGGGCTGAAACCCATCGCCAAGATCCTCGGCTTTGCCGACGCTGCACAAGATCCCATGTGGTTCACCACAACGCCGACGATTGCCATTCCCAAGGCGATGAAGAACGCCGGTGTGGACAAAAAGGACGTAGGCTACTATGAGATCAACGAAGCTTTCTCGGCTGTGGCACTGGCCAACAGCCAGAACCTGGGTCTCGACATCAACAAAGTGAACGTGAATGGTGGCGGCGTGGCTCTGGGGCACCCGCTGGGGTCGTCAGGGTCGCGCATACTGACCACGCTCATCAACGTGCTGAAGCAAAACAACGCCGGCATTGGCGTGGCTGGCATCTGCAATGGTGGTGGCGGCGCCTCAGCGATTGTGATCGAAAATGTTTGA
- a CDS encoding toxin-antitoxin system YwqK family antitoxin: MKHLIAILFLLATCVVAHAQKEVRTYYDAPKQHVQEVYFVSKDDPEKYVGHYQRYYENGNIMVDGTFNDEGEKSGLFTEYHDNGKVARKITFVNGLRHGVVQIYDEDGKPFQKAYYQNDILTDSIQLYFDNGVVKRETFFVKGKPEGMVREYYPNHKVKKEQQYEKGKPNGIARSFYADGKIETEANYKDGILTGFYKTYYTNGQLQTASTMANGTKNGQFKSYDEQGHLVLDGNFLNAKLHGNNTGYFADGTVQHKYQYKEGKKVGTNYDYYPSGKIKIKEQASSSGVDASIEEYDENGAVLSEKKLKNGVLAGTSVYYYPGGKPVKLKETFEAGKLSGIRYSYYPSGKIQKEETFKVNLLAGPVKTYYETGTLESTTEYKNNRRHGPFVAYHDNGKMKEQGEYISDKKYKEWKTFDANGNVLSSVIYKAGVPVKN, encoded by the coding sequence GTGAAGCATCTTATCGCTATTTTATTCCTTCTCGCTACCTGCGTCGTTGCGCATGCACAAAAAGAAGTGCGCACCTACTACGACGCTCCCAAGCAACATGTACAGGAAGTCTACTTTGTCTCAAAAGACGATCCCGAAAAATATGTGGGCCACTATCAGCGCTACTACGAGAACGGCAACATCATGGTCGACGGCACCTTCAACGACGAGGGCGAGAAATCGGGACTCTTCACCGAATACCACGACAACGGTAAGGTTGCCCGCAAGATCACCTTTGTGAACGGGCTGCGTCACGGCGTGGTGCAGATCTATGATGAAGATGGCAAACCGTTTCAAAAGGCTTACTATCAAAACGACATCCTCACCGACAGCATCCAACTCTATTTCGACAACGGCGTGGTGAAGCGCGAGACCTTCTTCGTGAAAGGCAAACCCGAAGGCATGGTGCGCGAATATTACCCGAACCACAAAGTAAAAAAGGAGCAGCAATACGAAAAAGGCAAACCCAATGGCATCGCCCGTTCCTTCTACGCCGACGGCAAAATTGAAACTGAAGCCAACTACAAAGACGGCATCCTTACGGGCTTCTATAAAACCTACTATACCAACGGCCAACTGCAAACCGCCTCCACCATGGCGAACGGCACCAAGAACGGCCAATTCAAAAGCTACGACGAACAAGGCCACCTCGTGCTGGACGGCAACTTCCTCAACGCCAAACTCCACGGCAACAACACCGGCTACTTTGCCGATGGCACGGTGCAACACAAATACCAATACAAGGAGGGCAAGAAGGTGGGCACCAACTATGACTACTACCCTTCCGGAAAGATCAAGATCAAAGAACAGGCATCTTCCAGTGGCGTGGATGCCTCGATCGAGGAGTATGACGAGAACGGCGCTGTTCTGTCGGAGAAGAAATTAAAAAATGGGGTGCTTGCAGGGACCAGTGTTTACTACTATCCCGGTGGCAAGCCAGTGAAACTGAAAGAGACATTTGAGGCGGGGAAGCTTAGTGGGATTCGGTATAGTTATTATCCCTCCGGGAAAATCCAAAAAGAGGAGACTTTTAAAGTGAACTTGCTGGCAGGGCCGGTGAAGACGTACTATGAGACAGGGACTTTAGAGTCTACTACAGAATACAAAAATAATCGGCGTCATGGGCCTTTTGTGGCTTATCATGATAATGGGAAGATGAAAGAGCAGGGAGAGTATATTTCGGATAAGAAGTATAAGGA